Proteins encoded by one window of Cydia fagiglandana chromosome Z, ilCydFagi1.1, whole genome shotgun sequence:
- the LOC134679512 gene encoding large ribosomal subunit protein P1, whose amino-acid sequence MASKAELACVYSALILVDDDVAVTGEKISTILKAAGVDVEPYWPGLFAKALEGVNVRELITNIGSGVGAAPAAGAPAAAAAGAAAPAEAAKEEKKEEEPEESDDDMGFGLFD is encoded by the exons atggcatcAAAGGCTGAATTAGCTTGTGTTTATTCCGCTCTCATCTTGGTTGATGATGATGTCGCTGTCACC GGCGAGAAGATCTCTACGATCCTGAAGGCTGCCGGCGTGGACGTGGAGCCCTACTGGCCGGGCCTGTTCGCCAAGGCCCTGGAAGGCGTTAACGTGCGCGAGCTGATCACCAACATCGGCTCCGGCGTGGGGGCCGCCCCCGCCGCGGgagcgcccgccgccgccgccgctggcGCCGCGGCGCCCGCCGAGGCCGCCAAGGAGGAGAAGAAGGAGGAGGAGCCTGAAGAGTCCGACGACGATATGGGCTTTG gtcTCTTCGACTAA